From Acidobacteriota bacterium, a single genomic window includes:
- a CDS encoding DUF1501 domain-containing protein, translating into MKRQGRLQEPWPHPLGRREFLRVGALSYLGLSLSEYFQLSSLMAAPTAKQAKAQSCILIWMHGGQSHLDTWDVKGNSGFKPISTNVPGIQISELLPRVSRHMDKLSIIRSMKNESNAHSEGTYYAMTGHMPTTTTRFPSVGTVVAKELGTRTSVPAYVTTGRGRLNCRSAGFVEPHYEPFIIPEPGSKDFKVTDLVLPDEVSVDALHARHAFLKLVDERYRRMENHANFAKVDSFNERALNLITSPAVRNAFDLSQESEKIKEAYGPGRFGQGTLLARRLVEAGCRFVTIDGWNKEAKHDWDTHYRNDYYVKEELVPPLDRALSTLLVDLKERGLFESTIVLVMGEFGRTPNINPGRGRDHWGHCWSLVLGGGGIKGGQVVGASDERGAYVAERLVTIGDLFATVYKALGIDWTKTYLGPGRRPIYIANSIGDKQGEPVHELV; encoded by the coding sequence ATGAAAAGGCAAGGAAGGCTCCAAGAACCCTGGCCGCATCCTTTGGGACGGCGGGAATTCCTGAGGGTGGGCGCCTTGAGCTATCTGGGCCTCAGCCTGAGCGAGTATTTCCAGTTGTCCAGCCTTATGGCCGCCCCCACCGCCAAACAGGCCAAGGCGCAGTCCTGCATTCTCATCTGGATGCACGGCGGGCAGAGCCACCTGGATACCTGGGACGTGAAGGGAAACAGCGGCTTCAAGCCCATCTCCACCAACGTGCCCGGAATCCAGATCTCGGAGCTGCTGCCCCGGGTGTCCCGGCACATGGACAAGCTGTCGATCATCCGCTCGATGAAGAACGAGTCCAACGCCCATTCCGAAGGTACCTACTACGCCATGACGGGGCATATGCCGACCACCACCACCCGCTTTCCCAGCGTGGGCACCGTGGTTGCCAAGGAACTGGGCACGCGCACCAGCGTTCCGGCCTACGTGACCACCGGACGGGGACGTCTGAACTGCCGCAGCGCCGGGTTCGTGGAGCCCCACTACGAACCGTTCATCATCCCGGAGCCGGGGTCCAAGGATTTCAAGGTCACCGACCTTGTCTTGCCCGATGAGGTCTCGGTGGACGCCCTCCATGCCCGGCACGCCTTCTTGAAGCTGGTGGACGAACGCTACCGGCGGATGGAGAACCACGCCAACTTCGCCAAGGTCGACTCCTTTAACGAGAGGGCGCTCAACCTCATTACCTCACCGGCGGTCCGCAACGCCTTCGATCTCTCCCAGGAATCGGAAAAGATCAAGGAGGCCTACGGCCCTGGACGGTTTGGACAGGGAACACTGCTGGCCCGCCGGCTGGTGGAAGCGGGATGTCGATTTGTGACCATCGACGGCTGGAACAAGGAAGCCAAGCACGATTGGGACACCCATTACAGGAACGACTACTACGTGAAGGAAGAACTCGTTCCGCCTTTGGATCGCGCCCTCTCCACTCTGCTGGTTGACCTCAAGGAACGAGGCCTGTTCGAGTCCACCATCGTCCTGGTAATGGGTGAGTTCGGCCGCACCCCCAACATCAATCCGGGTCGGGGGCGAGACCATTGGGGTCACTGCTGGTCCCTGGTGCTGGGAGGCGGCGGCATCAAGGGAGGCCAGGTGGTGGGAGCCAGCGATGAGCGGGGGGCCTACGTGGCGGAACGTCTGGTCACCATCGGGGACCTCTTCGCCACCGTCTACAAGGCCCTGGGCATCGATTGGACCAAGACCTACCTGGGTCCCGGACGCCGGCCCATCTACATCGCCAACTCCATCGGCGACAAGCAGGGAGAGCCCGTCCACGAGCTGGTTTGA
- a CDS encoding mandelate racemase/muconate lactonizing enzyme family protein, which translates to MLAFDRRHFLSSLTGATGALLVGSGHDRNSIHAAGTKPKPEIRITDVKTTMLEVDWGWRRRWMLIRVDTDQGISGYGDTWANDAARAHVLGYRPLLLGEDPTDVERLFRRMMGRAYGTFGAAHFDSGVAAHAASGVETALWDIAGKALGAPVYKLLGGRHWDRVRLYCCVGDLQDYLGMADVYRELGITCLKFDATPPKVLGVPGGVMDRHLTRKGLSTLVRQIEDIRREVGEEVEISVEARCGTLSNAMRYLKAVEPFDLTWVEDPIPATDVEAWATLTASSHTPTLVGEGLHLRHEFLEFFRRSATRMVAPDIQVSGGIAESKKIADLADIHHLQTCPHNASSPIGIAAAVHSCAAMPNLLALEFHAMPGWDRILKGYRPKISNGFIDIPEGPGLGVELDEEETRKYLMEGETYFGT; encoded by the coding sequence ATGTTGGCCTTCGATCGCCGCCACTTTCTGTCATCGCTGACCGGTGCGACCGGCGCCCTGCTGGTGGGCTCCGGTCATGATCGGAATTCCATTCATGCCGCCGGAACCAAACCCAAGCCCGAGATCCGCATCACCGACGTGAAGACCACCATGCTGGAGGTGGACTGGGGCTGGCGGCGGCGCTGGATGTTGATCCGCGTCGATACCGACCAGGGAATCAGCGGCTACGGCGACACCTGGGCCAACGATGCCGCCCGAGCCCATGTGCTGGGTTACCGCCCGTTGCTTTTGGGCGAGGATCCCACCGACGTCGAGAGGCTGTTTCGACGGATGATGGGGCGGGCCTACGGCACTTTCGGCGCCGCCCATTTCGACAGCGGCGTGGCCGCCCATGCCGCCAGCGGCGTGGAAACCGCCCTTTGGGACATTGCCGGGAAAGCCTTGGGCGCCCCGGTATACAAGCTGCTGGGCGGAAGGCATTGGGACCGGGTGCGTCTCTATTGCTGCGTGGGAGACCTGCAGGATTATCTGGGCATGGCCGACGTCTATCGGGAGTTGGGCATCACCTGCCTGAAATTCGATGCCACGCCCCCCAAGGTGCTTGGGGTCCCGGGCGGCGTCATGGACCGTCACCTGACGCGCAAGGGCTTGAGCACGCTGGTTCGTCAGATCGAGGACATCCGGCGGGAAGTCGGCGAGGAGGTGGAAATCTCGGTCGAGGCCCGCTGCGGAACCCTGTCCAATGCCATGCGCTACCTCAAGGCCGTGGAGCCCTTCGACCTCACCTGGGTCGAGGATCCCATCCCGGCTACCGACGTCGAGGCCTGGGCGACCCTGACGGCATCCTCGCACACGCCGACCCTGGTTGGGGAGGGACTCCACCTGCGCCACGAGTTCCTGGAATTCTTCCGGCGGTCGGCCACCCGCATGGTGGCCCCCGACATCCAGGTCAGCGGCGGCATTGCCGAATCCAAGAAGATTGCGGACCTGGCCGACATCCACCACCTGCAGACCTGTCCTCACAACGCCTCCAGCCCCATAGGCATTGCCGCCGCGGTTCACTCCTGCGCCGCCATGCCCAACCTGCTGGCGCTGGAGTTCCACGCCATGCCCGGTTGGGACCGCATCCTCAAGGGATACAGGCCCAAGATCAGCAACGGCTTTATCGATATCCCCGAGGGTCCGGGGCTGGGGGTGGAACTGGACGAAGAGGAGACCCGGAAGTACCTGATGGAAGGGGAAACTTACTTCGGGACGTAG
- a CDS encoding sialidase family protein produces the protein MQARKGVPGLVLALFLASGGCSGTKTPPRSQPVVEVGASRIVPGAAAGGHWSVGPLLSLQDGTLALGDTGHSHRSSDGGGTWQQAPELPSRQLLQLRDGSFCVLDPLTRHAEERGHFVGRRLELAELDDPSSWAEDRWTELPVRVERWTDLHGDDGRPVTTFKFGGPMLELEDGTLLTAKGGNFVGDTAPMPGFIPTKGEKWFKYRTFLMASTDRGRSWHYRSTVAYDGVSGQESFCEPALVDLGGGELLSVMRTGRYAPMYQARSMDGGKTWGTPEPLKTLGLSPMMVVLPNGALVCSFGWRPFKAIPSQVDGGAYVGALRDYRQRYRSLVGIEDPSAVAGDYVMASFDKGHTWSRPVKVADPLTVGYTLLAPTGPDTCLLLSRRIVIDGLSREEVLQKWESEWHDWNDKSGAVIEAREIRVTR, from the coding sequence ATGCAAGCGAGAAAAGGAGTTCCCGGTCTGGTACTGGCCCTGTTTCTGGCCAGCGGCGGTTGTTCCGGAACGAAGACTCCGCCCCGGAGCCAGCCGGTGGTGGAAGTGGGAGCCAGCCGGATCGTTCCCGGGGCTGCTGCCGGGGGACACTGGAGCGTGGGACCGCTGTTGTCTCTTCAGGACGGAACATTGGCTCTGGGGGACACCGGGCACTCCCATCGGTCCAGCGACGGTGGCGGCACTTGGCAGCAGGCGCCTGAACTTCCCAGCCGTCAACTGCTGCAGCTTCGGGATGGATCCTTTTGCGTGCTCGATCCCCTGACCCGGCATGCCGAAGAACGCGGACACTTCGTGGGCCGCCGACTGGAACTGGCCGAACTGGATGATCCTTCCTCCTGGGCCGAGGATCGGTGGACGGAGCTGCCGGTGAGGGTGGAGCGCTGGACCGACCTGCACGGCGACGACGGACGGCCCGTCACTACCTTCAAGTTTGGCGGCCCCATGCTGGAACTGGAGGACGGCACTTTGCTGACGGCCAAGGGTGGAAATTTCGTGGGCGACACGGCGCCGATGCCCGGGTTTATTCCGACCAAGGGAGAGAAGTGGTTCAAGTACCGCACCTTTCTGATGGCTTCCACCGACCGCGGCCGGAGCTGGCACTATCGCTCCACGGTCGCCTACGACGGCGTCAGCGGGCAGGAGAGCTTTTGCGAGCCGGCCTTGGTGGATCTGGGCGGGGGCGAGCTTCTCAGCGTCATGAGGACCGGGCGCTACGCACCCATGTACCAGGCACGCTCCATGGACGGAGGCAAGACCTGGGGGACTCCGGAACCCCTGAAGACGCTGGGGCTCTCGCCCATGATGGTGGTTCTGCCCAATGGCGCCCTGGTGTGCAGCTTCGGATGGAGACCCTTCAAGGCCATTCCTTCCCAAGTGGATGGCGGCGCCTATGTCGGGGCCCTCAGGGACTATCGGCAGCGGTACCGGTCGCTGGTCGGCATCGAGGATCCCTCGGCGGTCGCCGGGGACTACGTCATGGCCAGTTTCGACAAGGGACACACCTGGAGCAGGCCCGTCAAGGTCGCCGATCCGCTCACGGTGGGCTATACCCTGCTGGCTCCGACCGGTCCCGACACCTGCCTGCTATTGTCCCGCCGGATCGTGATCGACGGCCTGTCCAGAGAAGAGGTCCTTCAGAAGTGGGAGAGCGAATGGCACGACTGGAACGACAAGTCCGGCGCCGTCATTGAAGCCCGCGAGATCCGGGTGACGCGGTGA
- a CDS encoding 3-oxoacyl-ACP reductase FabG, translating into MVYASFDLSGKVAIVTGGNRGIGLGIVRGFAEAGAGVVVAARNEEKSRQVVREIQEEGGEALAANVDVGDESSVQALMQSALDRFGRLDILVNNAGINIRKTPEKLTLPEWSEVLQINLTGTFLCSQAAYPAMKSAGGGKIINIGSMLSLFGASFSPAYGASKGGVVQLTKSLASAWAADGIQVNAILPGFIDTDLTRQGRRDVPTLHEHVLKRTPAGRWGTLKDCAGTAVFLASPGSDFVTGAAIPVDGGFSMQV; encoded by the coding sequence ATGGTATATGCGTCGTTTGACCTGAGTGGAAAAGTCGCCATAGTCACCGGAGGCAACCGAGGCATCGGCCTGGGGATCGTCCGGGGCTTCGCCGAAGCGGGGGCGGGAGTGGTCGTGGCGGCCAGAAACGAGGAGAAATCCCGCCAGGTGGTCCGGGAAATTCAGGAGGAAGGGGGCGAGGCGCTGGCGGCAAACGTAGACGTCGGCGACGAGTCATCGGTCCAGGCCCTGATGCAATCCGCCCTGGACCGTTTCGGGCGCCTGGACATTCTGGTCAACAACGCCGGCATCAACATCCGCAAGACTCCCGAGAAGCTGACCCTGCCCGAGTGGTCCGAGGTCCTGCAGATCAACCTTACCGGAACCTTCCTCTGCTCCCAGGCGGCTTACCCGGCCATGAAGAGCGCCGGAGGTGGCAAGATCATCAACATCGGCTCGATGCTGTCCCTCTTCGGCGCGTCCTTCAGCCCGGCCTATGGAGCCAGCAAGGGAGGGGTGGTGCAGCTCACCAAGTCGCTGGCCTCGGCCTGGGCGGCGGACGGCATTCAGGTCAACGCCATCCTTCCCGGCTTTATCGACACCGACCTCACCCGGCAGGGCCGCCGGGACGTTCCCACCCTGCATGAGCACGTCTTGAAGAGGACTCCGGCCGGACGCTGGGGAACCCTGAAGGACTGCGCGGGAACGGCCGTCTTTCTGGCCTCTCCCGGCTCCGACTTCGTGACCGGCGCGGCCATTCCGGTCGATGGCGGTTTCTCGATGCAGGTTTGA
- a CDS encoding adenine phosphoribosyltransferase has translation MDDFKSLIRHVPDFPKKGILFYDITTLLKQNGALNEVTEQLVNLYQGQAIDLVVGVESRGFIFAPMVACRLGAGFVPVRKPGKLPAEAITETYDLEYGQDSLEVHRDAIREGQRVLLVDDLLATGGTAAATVRLVRRLGGQVVGAAFLVELEFLNGRARLPDVEVRSLLQYQE, from the coding sequence ATGGATGACTTCAAATCGCTGATCCGTCACGTTCCCGATTTCCCCAAGAAGGGCATTCTCTTTTACGACATCACCACCCTGCTCAAGCAGAATGGGGCCTTGAACGAGGTGACGGAGCAACTGGTAAATCTCTACCAAGGCCAGGCCATCGACCTGGTGGTGGGGGTCGAGTCCCGGGGCTTCATATTTGCGCCTATGGTGGCCTGCCGGTTGGGGGCCGGGTTCGTGCCGGTCCGAAAACCGGGAAAGCTCCCTGCCGAAGCCATTACCGAAACCTACGACCTGGAGTACGGCCAGGACAGCCTGGAGGTCCACCGGGATGCCATCCGGGAGGGGCAGCGGGTTCTGCTGGTGGATGACCTGCTGGCGACCGGGGGCACCGCGGCCGCCACGGTGCGGCTGGTTCGGCGGTTGGGGGGGCAGGTGGTGGGCGCCGCCTTCCTGGTGGAGCTGGAGTTCCTCAACGGCCGCGCCCGCCTGCCCGACGTCGAGGTCCGTTCCCTGCTGCAGTACCAGGAGTAG
- a CDS encoding tetratricopeptide repeat protein — MESLRNRVLPLSFPAFLALVLSAAPGVPMAGQEEPIRHSVAGRVLTQDGRPGQTISVVLSRPDGSQVGRKTVGYDGSFVFESLTSGDYLLTIERPDFASVGRPLEIRKYEEPRTVVLDIRLKGNESASFREVVKASGSLPSDRKAEEQSKKVSRKAGRAYLKASAAAAKGDRAKAIRHLQKAVKAQPEFFEAHYNLGVHYQALEQWENATRSYLRAIELRSNSARPNFNLGVIFHNQGMLDRAIQRYRQALEYDPSFAEAHQALGEARFQQGRHYAAEQHLETATRLAPVRAAPSFGLLVKIQLLNKDPIRAQFFLDQFLQHHPDAPIAPTLQKEIDSMLAANQGGP; from the coding sequence ATGGAAAGTCTGCGGAACAGGGTTTTGCCGTTGAGTTTTCCGGCGTTTCTCGCCCTTGTTCTGTCGGCTGCGCCGGGCGTGCCGATGGCCGGCCAGGAGGAACCCATCCGCCATTCGGTGGCCGGACGGGTCCTCACCCAAGACGGCCGTCCGGGCCAGACCATCAGCGTCGTTCTCTCCCGGCCGGACGGCAGCCAGGTTGGTCGCAAAACCGTGGGGTATGACGGCTCCTTCGTCTTCGAATCCCTGACCTCGGGAGACTATCTTCTCACCATCGAGCGACCCGATTTCGCCTCCGTGGGACGTCCACTGGAGATCAGGAAATACGAGGAACCCCGCACGGTGGTCCTGGACATCCGGCTCAAGGGCAACGAGTCCGCTTCCTTCCGGGAGGTGGTGAAGGCCTCCGGTTCCCTTCCGTCGGACCGCAAGGCCGAGGAACAGTCAAAGAAAGTCAGCAGGAAGGCGGGTCGGGCCTACTTGAAGGCCTCGGCGGCCGCCGCCAAGGGAGACCGGGCCAAGGCCATCCGCCACCTTCAGAAGGCCGTGAAGGCCCAACCCGAATTTTTTGAGGCCCACTACAACCTGGGAGTTCACTACCAGGCGCTGGAACAGTGGGAGAATGCCACCCGCTCCTACCTGAGGGCCATCGAGCTTCGCAGCAACTCGGCCAGGCCCAACTTCAACCTGGGGGTCATCTTCCACAACCAGGGCATGCTGGACCGGGCCATTCAACGATACCGGCAGGCTCTGGAATACGACCCCAGCTTCGCTGAAGCCCACCAGGCACTGGGAGAAGCCCGCTTTCAGCAAGGTCGTCACTACGCCGCCGAGCAGCACCTCGAAACGGCCACCCGGCTGGCGCCCGTCCGAGCGGCGCCTTCATTCGGACTGCTGGTGAAAATACAGCTTCTCAACAAGGACCCCATCCGGGCTCAGTTCTTCCTGGACCAGTTCCTTCAACACCACCCCGACGCCCCCATCGCCCCAACCCTGCAGAAAGAGATCGACAGCATGCTGGCTGCAAACCAGGGAGGCCCGTAG
- the uvrA gene encoding excinuclease ABC subunit UvrA, producing MGLDSIVVRGARQHNLKNITVEIPHRRLTVITGLSGSGKSSLAFDTIYAEGQRRYVESLSAYARQFLDQMERPDVDSIEGLSPAISIEQKTTSRSPRSTVGTITEVYDYLRLLYSSIGVPHCHRCGRLVARQSIRQILERIQELPPGERIMVLAPVVRGRKGEYRQFLEDLSGQGFVRARIDGRLRQLDEDIQLERHKNHTIEVVVDRLLIKPGIERRVESAIQTAMKLTRGIVLIAVVNGQEHLYSEKLACVDCGISIPAVEPRTFSFNSRYGACPSCSGLGTRLELDPVKIVPDPSRSLLNGGLAPWSNGLPAKPRRFLKGIASHFKVDMSLPYQSLPSKVRTAIWNGVGGSHALDAGMLQQLKEWGYHEEADATRLRAFLTPRPCSPCGGRRLRPESLAIKVAGHSIADLTAFPLGTTLQVIRNLKLTPREETVAGRVVQEVIDRIEFLCAVGLEYLSLDRSASTLSGGEAQRIRLATQIGSRLRGVLYVLDEPSIGLHHRDNRRLLKMLQQLRDLGNTVLVVEHDEDTIRRADFVVDLGAGAGKAGGDLIAKGTAAEISHNPRSLTGRYISGELEIPVPDRRRKGDGKAVVVRGARHNNLKGINVRFPLGLFTVVSGVSGSGKSSLVNDILYCALARRLYGSLAEPGRHRSLSGAALIDKVIEIDQQPIGRSPRSNPATYTGLFTAIRELYASLPESRERGYKPGRFSFNVKGGRCEACQGDGLRRIEMSFLPDVYVQCDVCRGRRYNRETLTVCYKGRSIADLLESSVDEALEILANVPSIRMKLQTLSEVGLGYVHLGQSATTLSGGEAQRIKLARELSRRATGRTLYILDEPTTGLHFEDVKRLLEVLHRLTDRGNTVIVIEHQIDVIKTADWIIDLGPEGGEKGGRIVAQGTPEEVARVPGSHTGQALAPLLVPAGLKAAEAPSAYLH from the coding sequence ATGGGTCTAGACAGCATTGTCGTCCGGGGAGCCCGGCAGCACAACCTGAAAAACATCACGGTCGAGATTCCCCACCGCCGGCTGACGGTGATCACCGGCCTGAGCGGATCCGGCAAGTCGAGTCTTGCCTTCGACACCATTTACGCCGAAGGCCAACGCCGCTACGTCGAATCGCTGTCCGCCTATGCCCGTCAGTTCCTGGATCAGATGGAACGGCCCGACGTGGATTCCATCGAGGGACTCAGCCCGGCCATTTCCATCGAGCAGAAGACCACCAGCCGCAGCCCCCGTTCAACCGTAGGCACCATCACCGAGGTCTACGACTATCTCCGTCTCCTTTACTCCTCCATCGGGGTCCCCCACTGCCACCGGTGCGGCCGATTGGTCGCCCGCCAGTCGATTCGGCAGATTCTGGAGCGGATTCAGGAACTTCCCCCGGGAGAACGCATCATGGTGCTGGCCCCGGTGGTGCGCGGCCGCAAGGGGGAATACCGTCAGTTCCTGGAGGACCTGTCCGGCCAGGGATTTGTCCGGGCCCGGATCGATGGCCGGCTGAGGCAGTTGGATGAGGATATTCAACTGGAGAGGCACAAGAACCATACCATCGAGGTTGTGGTGGACCGGCTCCTGATCAAGCCCGGCATCGAGCGGCGGGTAGAGAGCGCGATTCAGACGGCCATGAAGTTGACCCGGGGCATCGTGTTGATTGCGGTGGTCAACGGCCAGGAGCATCTCTACTCGGAGAAGCTGGCTTGCGTCGACTGCGGCATTTCGATCCCGGCGGTCGAGCCCAGGACCTTCTCCTTCAACAGCCGCTATGGAGCCTGCCCGAGCTGTTCGGGTCTGGGCACCCGTTTGGAGCTGGATCCGGTCAAGATTGTTCCGGACCCATCCAGGTCGCTGCTCAACGGGGGATTGGCTCCCTGGAGCAACGGTTTGCCGGCTAAGCCGAGGCGATTTCTCAAGGGAATCGCCTCCCATTTCAAGGTGGATATGAGCCTGCCCTACCAGAGCCTGCCGTCCAAGGTACGCACCGCCATCTGGAATGGCGTCGGCGGCTCGCACGCTCTGGACGCGGGCATGCTGCAGCAGCTCAAGGAGTGGGGCTACCACGAGGAGGCCGATGCGACCCGGCTGAGAGCCTTTCTGACCCCCAGGCCCTGCTCGCCCTGCGGGGGGCGGCGACTGCGGCCCGAGAGCCTGGCCATCAAGGTGGCCGGCCATTCCATTGCGGACCTGACTGCTTTTCCCCTGGGAACGACGCTGCAAGTGATCAGGAATCTCAAGCTGACCCCCCGGGAAGAAACCGTGGCCGGCCGGGTCGTTCAAGAAGTAATCGACCGCATCGAGTTCCTGTGCGCGGTGGGCCTGGAATATCTGAGTCTCGACCGTTCCGCCTCGACCCTTTCCGGAGGAGAAGCTCAGAGAATCCGGCTGGCTACCCAGATCGGATCCAGGCTTCGAGGGGTGCTCTACGTCCTGGACGAGCCCTCCATCGGCTTGCACCATCGCGACAACCGGCGCCTGCTGAAAATGCTGCAGCAGCTCAGAGACCTGGGCAATACGGTGCTGGTGGTCGAGCATGACGAGGACACCATCCGGAGGGCCGATTTCGTGGTCGATCTGGGCGCTGGAGCCGGCAAGGCCGGAGGCGATCTGATTGCCAAGGGCACTGCCGCGGAGATATCGCACAATCCTCGTTCCCTGACCGGGCGCTACATTTCAGGAGAACTGGAGATTCCGGTTCCCGACCGCCGGCGCAAGGGTGACGGCAAGGCCGTGGTGGTCCGGGGTGCCCGCCATAACAACCTCAAGGGAATCAACGTGCGCTTTCCCCTGGGTTTGTTTACGGTAGTCTCTGGAGTCTCCGGTTCCGGCAAATCCTCTCTGGTCAATGACATCCTCTACTGCGCCCTGGCCAGGCGGCTGTACGGATCGCTGGCCGAGCCGGGCCGGCACCGGAGTCTTTCCGGCGCCGCTCTGATTGACAAGGTCATCGAGATTGACCAACAACCCATCGGCCGGTCACCCCGCTCGAATCCCGCCACTTATACCGGCCTGTTTACAGCCATCCGAGAGCTCTACGCCTCGCTGCCGGAATCACGCGAGCGCGGCTACAAACCGGGCCGCTTCAGCTTCAACGTCAAGGGAGGGCGCTGCGAGGCTTGCCAGGGGGACGGGTTGAGACGCATCGAGATGAGCTTTCTTCCCGATGTCTACGTCCAGTGCGACGTCTGCAGGGGCCGCCGCTACAACCGCGAGACCCTGACCGTTTGCTACAAGGGGCGCTCCATTGCCGATCTGCTGGAAAGCTCGGTGGACGAAGCGCTCGAAATCCTGGCCAACGTCCCCTCGATCCGCATGAAGCTTCAGACGCTGAGCGAGGTCGGGCTGGGGTATGTCCATCTGGGACAGTCGGCGACCACCCTGTCCGGAGGCGAGGCCCAGAGGATCAAGCTGGCTCGGGAGCTGAGTCGCCGGGCGACGGGGCGGACCCTCTACATCCTGGACGAACCCACCACGGGCCTGCATTTCGAGGATGTCAAGAGGCTCCTGGAGGTGCTCCACCGCTTGACCGATCGGGGAAACACCGTGATCGTCATCGAGCACCAGATCGACGTAATCAAGACGGCTGACTGGATCATAGACCTGGGTCCGGAGGGTGGCGAAAAGGGCGGACGGATCGTAGCCCAGGGGACTCCGGAAGAGGTGGCTCGGGTTCCCGGCTCCCATACCGGCCAGGCGCTGGCGCCGCTGCTGGTGCCGGCCGGTCTCAAGGCGGCCGAGGCCCCTTCGGCGTATCTGCACTAG
- a CDS encoding NIPSNAP family protein — protein sequence MIYELRIYRFHPGRKPTFLRHFKVARTFMEKYGVTFVTAWENVEREDEFIWMRSFSSLKQRQKAIDAYYGSPEWLEIVGKIRPTIRRREVRLMKARPGSQLPIPETGH from the coding sequence ATGATCTACGAACTCAGAATCTACCGCTTTCACCCGGGGCGCAAGCCCACCTTCCTGAGGCACTTCAAGGTGGCTCGAACCTTTATGGAGAAGTACGGTGTCACTTTTGTCACGGCCTGGGAGAACGTGGAACGGGAGGACGAGTTCATCTGGATGCGTTCCTTCTCTTCCCTGAAACAGCGCCAGAAGGCCATCGACGCCTACTACGGCAGCCCGGAGTGGCTCGAGATCGTGGGCAAGATACGACCCACCATCAGGCGGCGGGAAGTGCGTCTCATGAAGGCCCGCCCGGGGTCTCAGTTGCCTATTCCTGAGACAGGACACTAA
- a CDS encoding LLM class flavin-dependent oxidoreductase, with the protein MKLGTFMMPLHPPEKSRTECFQEDVEYVLLSEALGFTEAWIGQHHTLAWEPIPSNDLFIAHILPLTSKIRLGTGVSIIPQHHPANIAIRLSMLDHLSKGRINCGFGQGGVPTDWELFDLPDPQTQGLMTLEGIDMILKLWQTEVPFDFQGKFWRIRIQSPRQELGIGTILQPYQKPHPPIGMSIVRGDSRAAFMAGQRGYLPLSTNLIPDSTAAQHWHHYCRGAEDAGQPPPSRALWRVSRSVYVGESKDEAWDHLMNGNVARSFEYLLGLLKSAKMLHLAKHDPEVPDEEVTPEYAVKHLCIMGNVKDCIRQLEEVWEVTGGFGTLLMTSKDWDDKDKWHRSMKLLAEEVVPAMPSI; encoded by the coding sequence ATGAAGCTGGGAACTTTCATGATGCCGCTACATCCTCCGGAGAAATCCCGGACCGAGTGCTTCCAGGAGGACGTGGAGTACGTTCTTCTGTCCGAAGCCCTGGGTTTCACCGAGGCCTGGATCGGCCAGCACCACACGCTGGCCTGGGAACCCATTCCCTCCAACGATCTGTTCATCGCCCATATTCTGCCTCTCACCAGCAAGATCCGGTTGGGCACCGGGGTTTCGATCATTCCCCAGCATCACCCCGCCAACATCGCCATCCGCCTATCGATGCTGGATCATCTCTCGAAGGGGCGGATCAATTGCGGCTTCGGTCAGGGAGGCGTGCCCACAGACTGGGAACTGTTCGACCTGCCGGACCCCCAGACCCAGGGCCTGATGACGCTCGAGGGCATCGACATGATCCTCAAGCTGTGGCAGACGGAGGTCCCCTTCGACTTTCAGGGGAAGTTCTGGCGTATCAGGATTCAGAGCCCCAGGCAGGAGTTGGGGATCGGGACCATTCTGCAGCCCTACCAGAAACCCCACCCCCCCATCGGGATGAGCATCGTGAGAGGAGACTCCCGGGCTGCCTTCATGGCCGGTCAGCGCGGTTATCTCCCACTCAGCACCAACCTGATACCGGACTCTACGGCGGCTCAGCACTGGCATCACTACTGCCGGGGCGCCGAAGACGCCGGCCAGCCACCTCCCAGCCGCGCTCTCTGGAGAGTGTCCCGCAGCGTCTACGTAGGCGAGTCCAAGGACGAAGCCTGGGATCACCTCATGAACGGCAATGTGGCCCGCTCATTCGAGTACCTCTTGGGGCTCTTGAAGTCGGCCAAGATGCTTCATCTGGCCAAGCACGATCCCGAGGTGCCCGACGAGGAGGTGACTCCGGAATATGCCGTGAAGCACCTCTGCATTATGGGCAACGTCAAGGATTGCATTCGGCAGTTGGAGGAGGTATGGGAGGTGACGGGCGGGTTCGGAACCTTGCTGATGACCTCCAAGGACTGGGACGACAAGGACAAGTGGCACCGTTCCATGAAGCTGCTGGCCGAAGAAGTGGTTCCGGCTATGCCCAGTATCTGA